From the Hevea brasiliensis isolate MT/VB/25A 57/8 chromosome 15, ASM3005281v1, whole genome shotgun sequence genome, one window contains:
- the LOC110639239 gene encoding transcription factor PRE5-like: MSSRRSRQSSGVPRITDDQIIELVSKLRQLLPEIRDRRSDKVSASKVLQETCNYIRSLHREVDDLSERLSQLLATIDADSPEAAIIRSLIM; this comes from the exons ATGTCTAGCAGAAGGTCGAGGCAGTCTTCTGGTGTTCCAAGAATCACTGATGATCAAATCATTGAACTTGTCTCCAAGTTACGCCAGCTTCTCCCGGAGATTCGTGACAGGCGCTCTGATAAG GTATCAGCTTCCAAGGTCCTACAAGAGACCTGCAACTACATCAGGAGCTTGCACAGGGAGGTGGATGATTTGAGCGAGCGATTGTCCCAGCTTTTGGCTACAATTGATGCTGATAGTCCTGAAGCTGCCATAATAAGGAGTTTAATCATGTAA